CCCGAGATCGAGTTCTCCGTGACCTTCAGCTGGGCGGCGACGGCGGGCAGGGCGGTGCCGGCGTCGGAGAATTCATCGAGAACGACGACGCATCGTTCGGTGGTGACGTCGCTGGGGCGCGGCGGCAGCGTGATGCTGGAACCCGTGCCGAGGCCGCCGGGATGGCGATCGGCGTGCACGGCGGTGGCCAGGTCCTGGCCGGTCCGGACGATGAACGGGCGCGCGGCCCGCTCGGAGAGGGTGCGGCCGACGAGCAGGTCGGCTTCGGCGAGTTCGGGGAACAGGGTCATGCTGGCCCGTTGCGTCGGCAGGCGGCTGCCGACCGGCAGCACCTCGAGTTCTCCGGCGTGCTCGAGCATCCCGGCGTGGCGGATTCCGTGCTGCCCGGCGAGCACCTCGCAGGAGGCACGGGTGATGCGAGCGGGTGCGTCGTTGTTCAGCGCCGAGAACACCAGCACGTTGCGTCCCTCGGCGGCAAGGTCGTGGATCTCCTGGCGCATGATCTGCGTCTCGAGGGCGATGTAGGCGCTGGATCCCGCACCGGCGAGGATCGCGAGCGCAAGGATCGCGAGCATGCGCGAGCCGGCACCGAAGACGTTCCGGATTGCTTCGCGGGCGAGCAGGCCCAGGTGCCATCGGTCACGCTGCATCGAGCGCCTCATCGCGCATGTGAACTGTGACCTCGGCAGCGGCGACGAGTACCGGATCGTGGGTAGCCACGACGATCGTTGCCCGCGCGGTCAGCCCGTCGAGGATCTGGGCGATCAGGTCGGTATTGGCGGCGTCGAGGTTGGCCGATGGCTCGTCGGCCAGGATCACCTCCTTATTCGAGGCCAGGGCCCGGGCCAGCGCAACGCGCTGCAGCTCCCCGCCGGACAGGCGGCGAGCCTGCTGGTGCAGCAGCGCTCCGAGCCCGACGACCTCGAGCGCCTCGACGGCGCGTTCGTGGGCCTCGCGCAGCGGCGCGCCGGAGGCCAGTGGAGCGATCGCTACGTTGTCCAGCACGCTGCGCCGGCCCAGCGCATTCGAGCCCTGCGGCACCCACGCGACCCGCCCAGGGTCCGGCGGAGACGACGGGCAGGTCGGGCTATTGCGGAGCTCGACGCGACCGGTGCCGAGCGACTGGTAGCCCGAGATGGCCGCCAGCAAGGTCGACTTGCCGCTGCCGGAGGGGCCCACCAGCGCGGTGACCCGTGCTGCGGGGAAGTGTGCGTCAAGGCCCGCGAACGCCGTGGTGGTCCCAAAGCGGACCGTTGCGTCGACGACGTCGATCTGCACGGCGTTCATCGGCATTCGGCGAGCACCTCGCCAGGAAGGGTCAGCGGGTCCCGCGCGATGCGCGCGTCGATCAGCGAGGGGTCGACGTAAAATGCGCCCAGTGTTCCCACGGCGGGCTCCAGGGCCCGAATCCGTTCGGGCGCCCAGCCGCCGTCCTCCTGCCGCTCG
The window above is part of the Pseudactinotalea sp. HY158 genome. Proteins encoded here:
- a CDS encoding ABC transporter ATP-binding protein; translated protein: MPMNAVQIDVVDATVRFGTTTAFAGLDAHFPAARVTALVGPSGSGKSTLLAAISGYQSLGTGRVELRNSPTCPSSPPDPGRVAWVPQGSNALGRRSVLDNVAIAPLASGAPLREAHERAVEALEVVGLGALLHQQARRLSGGELQRVALARALASNKEVILADEPSANLDAANTDLIAQILDGLTARATIVVATHDPVLVAAAEVTVHMRDEALDAA